From Rutidosis leptorrhynchoides isolate AG116_Rl617_1_P2 chromosome 3, CSIRO_AGI_Rlap_v1, whole genome shotgun sequence, a single genomic window includes:
- the LOC139902340 gene encoding uncharacterized protein, whose amino-acid sequence MAETNKFHSVITVTNIKNTIPVTLDMDTSKYMSWVTLFKTHCRVYQVLDHIIPKSQTTESSSTTINTTPNSIVNKETCDRLDPIVLQWIYGTISIDMLDNILKLDKTAPDAVTASSQFLKTTKTLMMFIFGTKFSNIRLDSYPNVTAYCQALKTIDDELADVGPSLEEDHIILQLIIGLNNNYDHVGSQISNTKPLPSFYEARSTLIMEESCKQQQVANTPVTQTDTVLMVNYSQNSSSISNNRNPNSFNRGHGRGSYNGSSRGNNRGRNSNYRGRGNPRPYFGTTNGPPQWAFKPWTGQLTHWSPYPCPYLTTTMNRPNGTQGSYHGIFGPHPQSSYANSVASTPTDIDSAMYTMSLSPPDNNWYMDTRGLSKGDPHFAV is encoded by the exons ATGGCAGAAACAAACAAGTTCCACTCTGTAATCACAGTCACAAATATCAAAAACACAATCCCTGTCACTCTAGACATGGACACCAGCAAATACATGTCTTGGGTAACCTTATTCAAAACCCATTGTCGTGTTTATCAGGTGCTTGATCATATCATCCCCAAATCACAAACCACTGAATCATCATCGACTACAATCAACACCACCCCTAATTCGATTGTCAACAAAGAGACGTGCGATCGATTGGACCCCATCGTGCTCCAATGGATCTACGGGACTATCTCAATTGACATGTTGGATAATATCTTAAAACTTGATAAGACGGCTCCAGATGCGGTTACCGCATCAAGTCAATTTTTGAAGACAACAAAAACTCTCATGATGTTCatctttggcacaaaattctcCAATATTCGACTAGACAGCTATCCAAATGTGACTGCATATTGCCAAGCTCTCAAGACAATTGACGATGAACTAGCAGATGTTGGTCCCTCACTTGAAGAAGACCATATCATTTTGCAGCTTATCATTGGGTTAAATAACAACTATGATCATGTTGGTTCTCAAATCTCTAATACTAAACCCTTACCTTCGTTCTACGAAGCTCGCTCAACCCTAATCATGGAGGAATCATGCAAACAGCAACAAGTCGCCAACACACCCGTTACTCAAACAGATACTGTTCTTATGGTCAATTACTCGCAAAATTCATCTTCAATTAGCAACAATCGTAACCCCAATTCATTTAATCGGGGTCATGGTCGTGGATCATACAATGGTTCATCTCGTGGTAATAACCGAGGAAGAAATTCCAATTACAGAGGGAGAGGAAATCCTCGTCCCTATTTTGGTACTACAAATGGGCCTCCGCAATGGGCTTTTAAACCATGGACAGGTCAACTAACCCATTGGAGTCCATATCCCTGTCCCTATCTCACTACCACCATGAACAGGCCCAATGGAACTCAAGGCTCATATCACGGAATATTCGGCCCACATCCACAGTCTTCTTATGCTAATTCAGTGGCATCTACGCCTACTGACATTGACTCCGCCATGTATACTATGAGCTTGAGTCCTCCAGACAACAATTGGTATATGGACACTAGGG gacTTTCCAAAGGGGACCCCCATTTTGCGGTGTAA